In Cytobacillus oceanisediminis, the following proteins share a genomic window:
- a CDS encoding PhoH family protein: MTEDLKTMNLQLEDPNEAIALLGNSDANLKVIEQELNVSIVTRGESVYVSGEMDKVELVGKVLDKLLYVIRKGINISQRDVMYALQMAHKGTLEYFSDLYEEEITKNAKGKSIRVKTLGQRQYIQAIRGNDLVFGIGPAGTGKTYLAVVMAVNALKNGNVKRIILTRPAVEAGESLGFLPGDLKEKVDPYLRPLYDALHDILGAEHTQRMIERGTIEIAPLAYMRGRTLDDAFVILDEAQNTTQAQMKMFLTRLGFGSKMIITGDRTQVDLPKGVKSGLIMAEDILKGVSGLSFVHLEQSDVVRHPLVARIIQAYEKENHQ, encoded by the coding sequence ATGACAGAAGACTTGAAAACAATGAACCTGCAGCTGGAAGACCCAAACGAAGCAATTGCCCTATTGGGAAATTCGGATGCAAACCTAAAAGTTATTGAGCAAGAACTGAATGTTTCCATTGTAACCAGGGGAGAATCTGTTTATGTGTCTGGAGAAATGGACAAGGTAGAACTGGTTGGCAAGGTTCTGGATAAACTGCTTTATGTAATCCGGAAAGGGATAAATATAAGCCAGAGAGACGTTATGTATGCTCTTCAAATGGCTCATAAGGGTACACTTGAGTACTTCAGTGATTTATATGAAGAAGAAATTACAAAAAATGCAAAAGGCAAGTCCATTCGTGTTAAGACATTAGGCCAGCGTCAATATATTCAAGCAATCCGCGGAAATGACCTGGTTTTTGGCATAGGTCCGGCAGGAACAGGCAAGACCTATTTGGCTGTTGTCATGGCCGTAAATGCTTTGAAAAATGGGAATGTGAAAAGGATAATCCTTACCCGTCCTGCAGTCGAAGCGGGCGAGAGCCTTGGTTTTCTGCCGGGGGATCTGAAGGAAAAAGTCGATCCTTACTTAAGGCCATTGTATGATGCTTTGCATGATATTTTAGGTGCAGAGCATACACAAAGAATGATTGAAAGAGGCACGATTGAAATTGCACCGCTGGCGTACATGCGCGGAAGAACTTTAGATGATGCCTTTGTCATCCTGGATGAAGCGCAAAATACAACTCAAGCCCAAATGAAAATGTTTCTAACCCGGCTGGGCTTCGGCTCAAAAATGATTATTACTGGAGACAGAACACAAGTTGACCTTCCAAAGGGAGTAAAATCCGGCCTGATAATGGCTGAAGATATACTCAAGGGTGTAAGCGGGCTATCATTCGTTCATTTGGAACAAAGTGATGTTGTGCGGCATCCGCTTGTGGCCAGGATTATCCAGGCATACGAAAAAGA
- the yqfD gene encoding sporulation protein YqfD: MKNQWIEFYRGLVTVKASGKGIERFINALTRSGINIWNVKNHGTQSVTFKMKLEDAKKIRSHARNSDCRIEFLQRAGAPFLVKRLLKNSGFAAGALAFFAVILLLSNMVWGIEIKGANPATEYQIIKELDKMGVKKGKLQFFVDNVESIQRKLSNNIEAITWVGVELKGTTYHLQVVEKNEPNKPEYLSPRHLVAKKKAVIVDMFVEEGRPVVDIHDHVQPGQLLVSGIIGKEGQTETVPSKGEIFGETWYKSEVILPLKSTFKVFSGNEKVKHALTIGNLEIPIWGFGSPEFEEYELEENEKRIKFLKWELPISYLNKTFREREQVTRIYSNKEAFEAAKDLARKKIKSSLDENAKVMGEKVLHQSIDNGKVTIAIHFQIIENIAEGQPIIQGDTE; the protein is encoded by the coding sequence ATGAAGAACCAGTGGATCGAATTTTACAGGGGCCTTGTAACAGTTAAAGCAAGCGGGAAGGGAATAGAAAGATTTATTAATGCGCTTACCCGCAGCGGAATCAATATATGGAATGTGAAAAATCATGGAACGCAATCAGTCACCTTCAAAATGAAATTGGAAGATGCAAAAAAAATAAGGAGCCACGCCAGGAACAGCGATTGCAGAATCGAGTTCCTGCAGCGGGCAGGAGCTCCATTCCTTGTGAAAAGGCTGCTGAAAAACAGCGGATTTGCTGCTGGTGCCCTCGCGTTTTTTGCAGTCATTCTCCTTTTATCCAATATGGTTTGGGGAATAGAGATTAAGGGTGCAAATCCTGCTACTGAATATCAGATCATCAAAGAATTGGACAAGATGGGGGTTAAAAAAGGAAAGCTGCAGTTCTTTGTAGATAACGTGGAGTCTATTCAGCGTAAACTTTCAAACAATATTGAAGCGATTACTTGGGTCGGTGTGGAGTTAAAAGGGACAACCTACCATTTGCAGGTCGTAGAGAAAAATGAGCCTAATAAGCCTGAGTATTTAAGTCCGCGTCATTTGGTAGCGAAGAAGAAAGCAGTCATTGTAGATATGTTTGTCGAAGAAGGGCGTCCAGTCGTTGATATACACGATCATGTTCAGCCAGGACAGCTCTTGGTCTCAGGGATAATCGGGAAAGAGGGCCAAACAGAGACTGTTCCTTCGAAGGGGGAGATTTTTGGGGAGACATGGTATAAATCTGAAGTCATTCTTCCGCTTAAGAGCACTTTCAAAGTCTTCAGCGGGAATGAAAAAGTCAAGCATGCACTTACGATCGGAAATCTTGAAATTCCAATATGGGGATTTGGGAGCCCGGAGTTTGAAGAGTATGAATTAGAGGAAAATGAAAAAAGAATAAAATTCCTGAAATGGGAGCTTCCTATTTCATATTTGAATAAAACGTTCCGTGAAAGGGAGCAAGTCACAAGAATATATTCCAATAAAGAGGCATTTGAAGCTGCGAAAGATTTGGCAAGAAAAAAAATAAAAAGCAGCTTAGATGAAAATGCTAAAGTTATGGGAGAAAAAGTTTTGCACCAATCAATTGACAATGGTAAAGTAACAATAGCAATACATTTCCAAATTATTGAGAATATTGCAGAAGGACAACCAATTATTCAAGGAGATACGGAATGA
- the yqfC gene encoding sporulation protein YqfC — MAKKWGQFVRGWMTKNMELPQDVMMDLPRITMIGQIHIYIENHRGLLAFSDKELRLLLKQGQLLIRGKAFVIKTILPEEILLEGKIDSVTYITDTD; from the coding sequence ATGGCAAAAAAGTGGGGACAATTCGTCCGCGGCTGGATGACTAAAAATATGGAGCTTCCTCAAGATGTCATGATGGATCTGCCCCGCATCACTATGATTGGGCAAATCCATATATATATAGAGAACCACAGGGGATTATTGGCTTTTTCAGATAAGGAATTAAGACTGCTTTTAAAGCAGGGGCAGCTTTTAATTAGAGGGAAAGCTTTCGTTATAAAAACGATACTGCCAGAAGAAATATTGCTGGAGGGGAAAATTGACTCAGTTACTTATATTACAGACACTGATTAA
- the floA gene encoding flotillin-like protein FloA (flotillin-like protein involved in membrane lipid rafts) — protein sequence MLEAGTVFVLVAVVLGVILLGILFTFVPVMLWISALAAGVRVSIFTLIGMRLRRVIPSRVINPLIKAHKAGLDVSTNQLESHYLAGGNVDRVVNALIAAHRANIDLSFERSAAIDLAGRDVLEAVQMSVNPKVIETPFIAGVAMDGIEVKAKARITVRANIDRLVGGAGEETIVARVGEGIVSTIGSQTDHKKVLENPDMISQTVLSKGLDAGTAFEILSIDIADVDIGKNIGAELQTEQAEADKKIAQAKAEERRAMAVAQEQEMKARVEEMRAKVVEAEAQVPLAMSEALRSGNIGVMDYMNIQNISADTEMRDSIGNMSDDGKNGRKND from the coding sequence ATGTTAGAAGCAGGGACAGTATTTGTTCTGGTTGCCGTTGTACTTGGTGTCATTTTACTTGGGATATTATTCACCTTTGTACCGGTAATGCTGTGGATTTCAGCATTGGCAGCGGGTGTCAGAGTCAGTATCTTTACATTAATAGGAATGAGGCTTCGCCGGGTTATACCAAGCCGTGTTATTAACCCGTTAATCAAAGCCCATAAGGCAGGGCTTGATGTATCAACAAACCAGCTGGAAAGCCATTACTTGGCAGGGGGAAATGTTGATAGAGTTGTCAATGCATTAATTGCAGCACACCGTGCAAATATTGATTTAAGCTTTGAACGCAGTGCTGCCATCGACCTGGCAGGGCGTGACGTTTTGGAAGCTGTTCAGATGAGCGTTAACCCAAAAGTAATTGAAACTCCTTTCATTGCCGGTGTGGCGATGGATGGTATTGAAGTGAAGGCGAAAGCGCGAATTACGGTCCGGGCAAATATTGACCGTCTAGTCGGGGGAGCCGGAGAGGAAACAATTGTGGCGCGTGTTGGTGAGGGGATTGTCTCTACAATCGGTTCGCAGACTGACCACAAGAAAGTACTCGAAAATCCAGATATGATCTCTCAGACGGTTCTCTCGAAAGGACTGGATGCGGGGACTGCTTTTGAAATCCTTTCCATTGATATTGCGGACGTGGATATCGGTAAAAATATCGGTGCGGAACTTCAGACTGAACAAGCTGAGGCGGATAAGAAGATTGCCCAGGCTAAAGCGGAAGAAAGACGTGCAATGGCAGTAGCGCAAGAACAGGAAATGAAAGCCCGCGTTGAAGAAATGCGGGCGAAGGTTGTGGAAGCAGAGGCTCAGGTTCCGCTTGCCATGTCAGAAGCGCTCCGTTCCGGAAATATTGGTGTAATGGATTATATGAATATCCAAAACATCTCAGCTGATACCGAAATGAGGGACTCAATCGGCAATATGAGTGATGACGGCAAAAATGGCCGCAAAAATGACTAA
- a CDS encoding NfeD family protein codes for MIARRAITAFSLFFALLLFGSPFQGKANNEKVLIVPIEETVEKGLYAFLNRAVQTAEEENVSAIIFEINTPGGAVDAAGQIGRLLTSTNVKTISFVNKQALSAGAYIALNTDEIYMVPGSTMGSAAIIDQQGNTAGKKAESYWFAAMQSAASQTDRDPVYALAMADESVDLPDLGAPKGKLLTLTAEQAKEVGYSEGTVDSRADLLKVLGYEGATIQTIDESFAEKVARFITHPVVIPILLSIGSLGLVLELYSPGFGIPGFMGLSALLLFFYGHMVAGLAGYETLILFVIGIGLIIAEFFLPGGIAGIAGIAAVLGSLFLAADNAAHMGMSILIAMGVSILASILMIKVFGKKMKFFKKIILTDSTNTEKGYISNKSRLELIGLEGYALTALRPSGTVVIADERIDVVSEGGFILKGAKVKVVKAEGSRIVVREVSNLDLDK; via the coding sequence TTGATTGCCAGAAGAGCAATAACCGCCTTTTCATTGTTCTTTGCTCTGCTGCTTTTCGGAAGCCCTTTTCAAGGAAAAGCCAATAATGAAAAAGTGCTGATTGTTCCTATTGAAGAAACTGTTGAAAAAGGGCTTTATGCATTTTTAAATAGAGCGGTCCAAACAGCTGAAGAAGAAAATGTCTCAGCCATTATATTTGAAATAAATACACCCGGAGGCGCAGTGGATGCAGCCGGGCAAATCGGAAGGCTGTTAACCTCGACAAATGTAAAAACAATATCTTTTGTCAATAAGCAGGCCTTATCTGCAGGTGCCTATATAGCATTGAATACAGATGAAATATACATGGTGCCTGGTTCAACAATGGGTTCAGCAGCAATTATTGACCAGCAGGGTAATACGGCTGGCAAGAAAGCGGAATCATACTGGTTTGCGGCTATGCAGAGTGCTGCCTCACAAACGGACAGAGATCCTGTTTATGCCCTTGCCATGGCAGATGAATCGGTGGATCTGCCAGATTTGGGGGCGCCGAAAGGAAAGCTTCTTACCCTCACAGCTGAACAGGCTAAAGAGGTAGGTTATTCGGAAGGCACAGTAGATTCAAGGGCGGATTTACTGAAAGTGCTGGGGTATGAGGGAGCTACTATACAGACAATTGATGAAAGCTTTGCAGAAAAGGTGGCCCGTTTCATTACCCATCCTGTCGTCATACCAATTCTATTATCCATAGGGAGCCTCGGGCTTGTTCTGGAGCTGTATTCACCGGGCTTCGGCATCCCTGGATTCATGGGGTTATCGGCCCTGCTCCTTTTCTTTTATGGCCATATGGTGGCCGGCCTGGCAGGATATGAAACTTTAATTCTGTTTGTAATAGGCATAGGTTTAATAATAGCTGAGTTTTTCCTTCCTGGTGGAATTGCAGGAATAGCTGGAATAGCAGCAGTACTGGGCAGCCTGTTCCTGGCTGCTGACAATGCAGCCCATATGGGAATGTCTATTTTAATTGCTATGGGAGTTTCAATATTGGCATCTATATTAATGATAAAGGTGTTTGGTAAAAAAATGAAATTCTTCAAAAAAATAATATTAACCGATAGCACAAATACAGAAAAAGGCTATATTTCAAATAAGAGCAGACTTGAACTGATTGGGCTTGAGGGTTATGCACTTACAGCCCTAAGGCCATCTGGTACAGTTGTCATCGCGGATGAGCGGATTGACGTTGTCAGTGAGGGAGGCTTTATCCTTAAAGGGGCAAAAGTAAAAGTTGTTAAAGCAGAAGGCTCACGTATTGTTGTAAGGGAAGTATCTAATCTTGATTTAGATAAATAA
- a CDS encoding GatB/YqeY domain-containing protein: MSLLERLNEDMKQAMRNKEKEKLTVIRMIKASLQNEAIKLGEELNEEQELTVLSREVKQRKDSLHEFEKAGREDLVEKIRTELQYVELYMPKQLSEDEVSKIVAETVAETGASSKADMGKVMAAIMPKVKGKADGSLVNKLVQQHLS, encoded by the coding sequence TCTTCTCGAGCGTTTAAATGAAGATATGAAACAAGCGATGAGGAATAAAGAAAAAGAAAAGCTTACTGTCATTCGTATGATTAAAGCTTCGCTTCAAAACGAAGCAATTAAGCTTGGTGAAGAGCTTAACGAAGAACAGGAGCTGACTGTCCTTTCTCGCGAAGTTAAACAACGCAAGGATTCCCTCCATGAATTTGAAAAAGCAGGTCGTGAAGATCTTGTTGAAAAAATTCGTACTGAACTTCAGTATGTCGAATTATATATGCCAAAACAGCTCTCTGAAGACGAAGTTTCAAAAATTGTTGCAGAAACGGTTGCTGAAACTGGTGCTTCTTCAAAAGCTGATATGGGAAAAGTGATGGCTGCTATTATGCCTAAGGTAAAAGGCAAAGCAGATGGGTCACTTGTAAATAAACTTGTACAACAACACCTTTCATAA